The genomic stretch TTCATTTGGTAAGAGCCCCAGCTCATTGGGCGAAGAGCTCCAGATTTCTCACCCGTGATCCAGCGATTGGGTTATTTCGGGTTTCATCCTCTCACTGTTCCCATCTGGCCAGCCACCAGCTGCGCGTGCCCTGCCCCCGTAATGGCACTCTCTAGCTCCCCGCCTTTAGGGTGTGCAGATGGGGCTGTCCGTTAACTGCACCATCCAGGAGGGCCGTTTGAAATGCACTCTTCCTGTATGAAAGAGGCTGTGGCAGCTGCTCAGACCAATGAGAAAGGAGGGTGGCGGTAGAGGTCTCACTTAAAGGGGCAGTTTGCTTGCTGGGATCATTTATATTTCGTTCTTGTTGGGCCTTACAGGTTCGTGTGGAATGAATggtattttccattttccagttTCTGATGGCTTTCTGGCTTTACAGTGGCTCGTATAGGGAGCCTTGGAAGTTCAGAGCTGAAagcaagaaaatagaaaataaataagttatTGTCGAGAGACATATTTTTAAAGTCTGTTCATAGAAACATTACTTTTCTAGGGTTTATTCGTAATTCTAAGCTTTTTTGGCAAATAAGGGGGTAATCTCAGCTGGAAGCAAATGCCAGCTGCAAGCACTACAAGCTGCCTTTGCATTATCTGAAGTGTTTTCACTTACTTTAGATCAAAGCCTTGAATGCCCCTGCAGTTATTGTAGAACCAGCAGGCCATCAGAAACTGCTGTAAATacctaaaatatccttcatcacaagCAAACTGGAACAAGATCATTTCGATAaatccaaaaatgaaaacatgggcCAGAAAGTGGCCTCCCTTGGCTCCCTTTTCTAAATCAGTTGGACTACTTTCCCCGACTGATCTGGTACAGGAGCACCTGATGTAGAGGGGTTCCCGCGGTCTGTGAAAGGTCAGGTTTAATGTCTGCAGTAAATGTTAATTAGAGGTTACCCTCATAGAGGGCTTGTTAATCTGAGTGGATGCTTTAaatgcatactatgcaggatttttaccaGGAGAAATTGTAATATAACCATTCTAAGGTGTAACTATGATGTACTGGCAATCTCTATCTTTGCACACCTTTGCCAAATCTGTGCTCCTTTACCTGTATGTCTTGTTCTAAAATGTGTTTGGGATGTTATTTGGCATGGCGCTCTTCTGTGGGCAGAGGGGTGGATGTGGCTACGCTTCTGGGGTGAGCTCAGCTGTGCATTGTAGCTGGCTAGTTTCTGCGATGGTGGAGGCGAAGAAGCCAAAGTGTAGCCAAGCGAAACGGCATGCTGAATTGACTCAACCAGAGTCAACCTTGGAACTGCTTCTCCTTCCTGGCGGCATCTGTTGAAAAACAGAGATGAAACCGAGATGGAAAccggatttgaaattaaaatggaggTGGACACATGTTTGATTGTAAACGCAGGACCACAGGAAGGCTGAAAAATCCTGCATATCATGCCTTTAATACATAGGGTATcactttggttttgtttttgtttgtttttaaagataAAAGGCTCTAGGGTTTTAATTTCACTGTGGCGTGTAAACGTGCACCCTTGTTGCACAACATGCTGACGGAACCAGATGTAATCTGCAGCAACTAGACGATGCATGTCTGGCGCGGCCACATCTGCATTATCCAACTGCTCCTGCGTGTCCTCTCTGAATTACTCCTCTCTGGTCACCACCAGTTCACTGTTAATCCTGTGTGCTAATCCCTGTTAAAGCCTTCTCCAGTTCTGTATGTCTCTTGAAATATCATTTCTCATCCCGTGTATATTACTGATGTTGATGGGAAAATGCCTGTCTATAGGGGGAGTATTCCTTTGATACCCATGTGGCTGCTGTATTCTTGACTGGATGTATTTGCAGCCCCTCTGCATCATCTGAAGCTACAAACATGATGATTATAGATATGCAGCCACTGTTCCCAGGTGACTTTGCACTTTGCACCATTTTCAGTTATTCTCACAATTCTTAACTATTGCAAGGATTCACGGCAAGTTCTCCTTAAgacattgttttcttgttttcatcTGCCAGTTTTGTCCTGAAGCCACATAAGACCCTGCGGTTGTGGACTTTCTGCTGGAGTTTATGTATATCTGACAAAGGGTTTTCATGTACATTTGCTTTGAGAAGGGGGTGTGATTGCCCCTTTAAATCTGATGCagcattttttctttctgtagTGGATAGACAATAACtgtgaataataaaatagcCATGTAGTCTGTACTGTGcatgtatttttccatttattgtGCATTTGTTGTGTAATTATTTATGTACATGTGGGAAGAGGGGACATTTTAATTCACGGTTTAAATGATTAAGtcattttttcaataaaaaaaagaaaagaataacgTGCTTTGAAACTTGCAGGTGCTTCTCTACAAGTGTTGATAGAGGATGTTGACCGAAGGCTTTTCCCTAGAACTGCTGTTGATACTGTTTTGGGAGGGAATGTTATATGTTGTTGGTGTGGAAACGGCATGGACTCTGGATTCTTCCGACAGGCAGGTGAGTGGGTGAGCCTGAAGACAGACCTGTCCTACCTGGTGTGTCAGCAGGTGAATGACTCACTACAGGTAATTCTGGAGGAGAATGGGCTGTACATGAGGGTGCTTTTATCAGCGCTTTTCTTCACTTATCTGATTAAAGGGTGGGGGTGGACTGGgaataaaatctattttacattaTGTGGCTGTGCATCATGCATTATTAGTATTTCTTGTACCTAGCCATAATTTTATCTGACCTAGAGAATTGCCTTTACTTCCGACCGTGGCTTTCTTTCATTGTCTTGACCAGGGTGTGAGATTAACACTTCTTTCAGTGACTGGAAAAGTCGGCAAGTGCTTAATTGGATTCTCCAGTTTTGGACCTCAATAAAGGCTGTTTGTTAGAACATGTTGGACTGAAGATCACACAGCAATTGTTAACCCATTGATGCCCAGTAAAGAAAAACAGGACAGGGCTTTAGTATGCTTGATTAGGTGAGCTAGACATTTAGTATGAACATAATTATGTGCCTTTATTTCTGCCAGTTATCAAATTAATCTTGTACATTAATGGCACTCTGAATTCTAACATTAATGAACTGATTAAATACACACTGTACCACACAGCAAAGTAAGCTGTGTAGATGGCAATTGCATGTACCCAGTATTTTAGATAATTGCGTTTCACGCATACTCACGCATATGTCCCGTGTATCCAGTTGCTCTAAATACTTTATTGAGGAATGAAACTGCTTATTGTCACCAATGATAATGTGCAAGTTACAATTCAGCATAACTATAGTTCCACCTGGTGGTGAAAGCTATATATTACATGACAGGCATATGCATGtaaattggaaaataaagtctAGAGGGGTACTAGCGATTTACAATGGTGAGGATGTGGTAGAACCACAAACAAAACGGCTTCAGGTGCTTCACAATGCAGGTTAAAACAAGGCAAAACAAACCAAACCTCCCTTGCACGAGGGGGCAAAATGttagtgttatttttttaaatgaacaatctttgttgtgttgtaaagcaggaatacttaaaaattCAAAACTCAACCATCTGAATTGTCCATGGACATGCCATAGTTGACGTGGCCCTTGGGGGATATTGCTGATGCGGCGGAAATGACAGCTGTGGGCGTGAGTCACACCCACAACTGCACTGTCTTGGGTGAGTATTCCAAGGGCCTGACTGACAGGGGCACGCAAAACAATTGTGCTGTAAGTTTCCAATGTGAGGTCTTTTCATGTgtgcacataaatacacacacacacacacacacacacacgcccaaagTCTTTGCCATCCTCCTTACCCTTATTATACTCATTTTTAattgaacatttcaaaaactTAATCATCCCAAAATGCATAGTTGACCTTTGTGTGATGTAACGTGACTCTGCATGTATTCATATggtatatatgtacagtattttgctGTGAATATGAATTATACATAGTAAGAAACAGCGGTTGGTCATTTGTAGGTTGCtctcattattaatattaaccATTTCGCTAATACGCAATCAGTGTACCAAATAATTGTAGAGTAGTGCATCAAATTACCTCTTTACATTATATCCTGCTTGTTTTGAGAAGAGGGAAGTACTGCAGAATGTGTTAAGGCATAGGAAGCTCTGACCTGCCTATGTGTAAGCCAAAAGGAACCCATTATAGACATGGCCCAAACAGGAGTTTTTCTTCACTCAGTTACCAAAATAGTAGCTCTTACCGTTTAAGGACTTGTTTTAcaaagatggaaaaatgtaaatgagtgCAATGCCTCAAAtatgttacattttcattaacaaatacaaaccaatcaatttcattttatgtgCTAACTTGATCACTTTACATTACTCATCTCCAACAATATACGATTAACTATTTATTGTGTACTCAGAGTAATAGTTTGGATTCACGCAGATACCATTTCGTGtcattttacattgaaaacCAAACATTTGAAACTTTCCATGCACAATTCTCCAACATCGGAAATTACATTCTTACACAGTTCTGTGCCCATTCACTATAACCATTGTTACTAGTTACCATCGAAGGTTCAGTATTTAATGCTCTACTGTGATCTATCAAACGCTCACTCATCAGGGAGGCAGCTATAGGCTATTGGTAGGTTTAAAGACACACTGCCTCTGGCTAGGTTGGGCTGTCAAATACATTGCCTGCTGCGCAAAACTAATGTACTTTGTGTAAGCATTTCGAGTTGCCGACGTTTGTGGCTGTGATGTGGTAATGGagatttatgtatttaaaactTAAGGAGGTCATGggctgtcattaaaaaaaactcgATTTAAAGTATTCTCgacttctaaaaaaaaaaaaaagggggggggaggggatttATGAATTCATCCAAAAACGCAACTACTGTCATCTGCGTCGCCATCACGCGGCTTTTCTAGTGCTGTGAATATGGCGGATCCGGAAGGAGAGTCGCTAGAGTCTTGGCTCAGTGAGTAGCTACGCCTAGTTTATTAGCTGTTTTGTTCAATCAAATGAACGGTCattgcatgtttttgtcattgtggAAGCATTAGTAAATGTCtatttattttgattggttCGCTGTGCCATTGGGCTGCACAgacatggcatttggcagttgTCTAtatggctaacgttagctatgtgTATaatgagctagctagctagatagccaCATACCGTGGTTTGGGTCATGTATGATTATGATTAGTTTATGCTATTCTAGCTAGCAGGTGATCCAGTTATTATAGGTTAGTCTCTAGCTAGGTCAGCAAGAACGTAAACGACGTACGTTGGCTCCACTGTCCGGTATGTCGTggtaaaataaatcacaaaaatatTTGTCCAGTGACGAGGATGCTGATAAAATGTAAGATAAGTTAACTTgcctagttagttagttagctagctaggtttcTTTCAAATCAATAATGCCACATTGAAGTTACATctttctcattttaaattacTGTGTTGTTATGTTAATGTTAGACAGCTGTTAAATCGTTCTATGACCTACTAGATGTATGACATGAAACACTTTCTTTTGTTGAGATACATTTCTTACGTTAGACTAGCTGAGTTTCAGCCAACTACCTACCCGGTTTATAACATTTCACCTAGGCATTTGACACACATAAACTGTCTAGTGTTATGGCTAACGTACTTTAGTTAATTACCTAACGTTAGAGTTAACAAGCCATAGTTGGCTACATTTGCCTTCCAGTAATCGTGAAAGCAGAGCTCCAATCGATTCCCTATAGATGTAGCAATATGAAATCTTTAGCTAAGTGTTGGTTATCACTGAAATCCAATAAAAAGTCAACAGCTTGATCGATGTGATTAAACCgaagcacacaaataaaaacctAATCACTTCATAACATGAATCCGTGTTTTATGGAAATAGTGATTGGCAGAGACACGCATAGTCCTATTTGCAGATGACATATCAGGTTTACATTTCACCAGAGCATACTGGGCCAATGGATTTGCACGTACTTGTAGCTGTGCAAGTAAATTTCTCACTAACATCTCCAGCCGGAAGCACAGCTAACCAGTTTCACAcccattttttttggttttgcagCAGTTGTGGGGTTGACGGTGCTCAAAACTCAGTTGCCTTATTctccaaaaatattttcagttaacGCTAATCCCTTTTGAAATTGCTGCCGATGctttgcctttttattattaatgtaacATTATGTGTTCAACAGATAAGGCAACTAACCCCTCCAACAGACAGGAAGACTGGGAGTATATTATAGGATTCTGTGACCAAATCAATAAAGAATTAGAAGGGTAAGGATATCTCTTTTTCCTCATCAATATAGATCACATTACAAAACTCAGTCCCATTAAGGCAGTTCTGCTCTGTCACAAGGTTCTCTGCTTAGATTTGTAGTTTTGCATAAATCGTATTCTCTGTTCAAATGTAtgacctgttttttgtttttttaagaattaTGGTTATTTTGGTTATATCCTTGAGAGATGATGTTTCTTTATGCTTCCAGTCCACAGATAGCTGTAAGGTTGCTAGCTCATAAAATCCAGTCTCCACAGGAATGGGAAGCTATACAGGCTTTGACAGTAAGTATGTTCTGACTGCTATAGGAAGACTGAAGTATTTTAGCACTGTCAGCCATGTCTTATGCACTGTTGACAGTGTTACTAATTTAACTTTTTATATTGCAGGTATTAGAAGCATGCATGAAGAACTGTGGGAAAAGGTTTCATAATGAAGTTGGAAAATTtcgatttttaaatgaattgatCAAAGTCGTTTCACCCAAGGTAATGCACAATTGATGTTGTTTGCCTTCTTTCTCAGAAATAATATAAGAAATAGATGTGCTTCTACAACTTGGAAgttcattcaattaaaatttgaCTTTGTTTCAGTATCTGGGTGACAGAGTGTCGGAGAAGGTAAAGATGAAAGTCGTTGAAATGTTGTTCAGTTGGGCAGTTGCTCTGCCTGATGAAGCCAAAATAAATGAAGCATATCAAATGTTGAAGAGACAAGGTAATGGTGAAATAGAATTTATTGCCGTaatcatttttcaatatttgtcaGGAATACACTTGACAGTGGTTAGTTTTTCCTTTTCCAGGCATTGTCACCACTGATCCAGAGATCCCCGTGGACAAGACTCTGATACCTTCACCCCCCGCCCGGCCCAAGAACCCTGTGTTTGAGAATGAGGAGAAAAGCAAGGTAGGGAGCTGATGATGTGGTGCCAATGTTGGCGAGAGGGGAAAGGAGGTGGCTCTGGGAATACAGTATATCTCCTCTCTGTATAGCTGCTAGCTGAGCTCCTGAAGAGCAAAAACCCAGAGGACCTGCAGGAGGCCAACCGGCTTATCAAGAACATGGTGAAGGAGGTAAGGACTTCTTTACCTCGCACTCTCTGGTACCAGTCTTCAGCTCTGTAAGGATTAAGGAGACATGCGTCATACATCATGTCATACGTGAATGCCGTTTCCTGGGTACACGGGTCTCTCCTTTCAGGATGAGGTCAGGATGCAGAAGGTGACGAAGCGTGTGAACACACTGGAGGAAGTCAACAACAATGTGAAGCTTCTAAACGAGATGCTCACCCACTTCAACAGGGAGGAGTCTTCTGAGGCAGACCGAGAACTCATAAAGGTACCTgcctgggcccccccccccctcccacccactgAATAGGTTCTCACCATTTTGATGATCAACATTGACCCTTATCTTGTGTTTGTCTTCAACGTCCTCATGGTTGTTTGCTTAAGTAAGGCTTGCTCAAGCAGgcggaaagaaagaaagaaagaaagatgtaGATGAGTTGACTCTGCGTgtcaaatgtttcttttttcaggaGCTGTATGACCGCTGTGACAAGCTCAGGCGCACCGTTTTCAAGCTGGCCACAGAAACCGAGGACAATGACAATAGCTTAGGTAAATGACCTTAACAAGAAAGAGGCTGTATTCTAATCAGTGCTGACCCCCGTGTCTGTTGATTTAGCCTGCTTTGTGTCCTGTAGGTGATATCCTGCAGGCTAGCGATGACCTGTCTCGAGTCATTAACTCTTACAAGAAGACTGTGGAGGGTCAGGCAGTTAACGGAGAGGTGGATGTTCTGAGTTCATCAATGACAGAAGGTGAGAACAGTATTTTCAACCCTATTTTCACCATTCTATTAAGATATTATGTGAATCTTGTTTGATGTTTCATGATTTGTATCTGCTTGCTTACACATTGGAAACGCACATTGTCAGTTTCCACCTGACAAGCCACTAGGAGAGCACCATTGACACCTTCATAGTGTCATGGTGTAAGAAAGTCTACagtaagaaaaaaagtttttaatcgCATATGTATTTTCTGCCTAGGAAGCAAAGGCCACACAACTACAGAGACTCTTATAGATCTGGCTGGCCTTGACATTCCAagtccttccccaccagagatggCTCCCCCTCCTCAACTTCCAGATCCCCAAATCCCCAATCTGCTGGTGGCACCTTCAATTCCAGTCTTGCCTCCTCCTCCGTATGGATTGGCTGGGTCACAAGCCTGCACTCTCGGCCTGTCTGAAAGCCCCAGCCATCCATCCACCGGCCAGACATCCACTGCTCTCTCCCTTCTGGATGAGGAGCTTCTGTCACTGGGTAATGTGTGCCTGCTGTTAAAGTGTTTGTGACCAGAAATTGAGGGCCCAGGTTTTACATATGGATACAGAGAGGTTTACAAGACCTAATTCATTAACTCCTTAATATTTAGCACTAGTGAATGTCAGTGTTCTGTTTCAAATGATGTTTTCATATGACaatgttttgctttgttatgCATCCTATACTTTCACTCGCTTGCTATAAACTTGATGCATCCAATgtctttttcttgctttagGTCTGAATGATCCAGCTCCAAGTTTGAATGATCAAAATCGCAATAAACCAAAGGAAGATGACTTGACCACTCAGTGGACCTCATTACAGGTGACTGTTTGATCTCTTCCAGCTAAACAATTTCCATAAGTGCGCCACTATACATTTATATGCCGTATATTTCACAATGTTTAGAATGTGGCATTCCTTTACACTGTAAAAGTAACTCACTTGGATCTGTCTTTTCCCCAGTCCCAACCGACTGATCCAGGGTTGGATTTATTTGCAAGTGCACCTCTACCCGGTCCCATGTTCCCTGCGGAGATGACGTCGACAGTGCCTGCCCCTAGGATGACCTCCGCGTGTTACCCAGAAGCCCCTAGGACTGCGTCCTTCCCTTACCCTAGTGCAGCTAACTCCAGCACCTCTCCGCTCAACCAGGGTCTGCAGGACCTTGCCATGCTTGACCTTGGAGACCCTAAGAGGTACATAATGTTAATGAAACCATATTTCCTGTGTACTCATAACTTCCAGAATTACAAAAATCATTGTACAGTGATACAAATCAGCCTTTATTGTGggtcttttaattttttattaggTTCTCCTTGAGGCTGCGACTGTCGAAGATTTATGAATAATTACTTATGTGCTTGTACACTTCATTTTCCAAGAGCAGTATTAAATAAGGGGCACAGAATAATTACATTCTTGCAACAGCATTGTCATGGATATTAGGAAAGAACTGTTGCAGGTTAGATTTGCCACCCTATTCTAGTCCCTAGACCTTTGCTGCGTCTTAGATGGTATTTACAAATTCAGTATTTGaggtggtttttatttttaaatataaaaaataaataaataaataaaaaaaacattgccctATATATGGCTTCTTGGTGTAGCTCTCCAGCAGCATTGCACTTCTGCATTGATGCTGTTAATGTGTTGCATTAATGTGAACAGCTGCTTTATTGAAGTTCTGTTTCATGGCATGACTGATGATGGGAAGCTCTGCATGTCTCTGTTGTAATTTCAAATTTGCAACGACATTCATTAGTGGAATTTGAAGGTGGTAAAAATAGTATTTGCAtatatgaagaaaataaataaataaaataaaaaaaccttgaTATCCATTGAAAGTTCTTCACTGAGGACAGTGGAGCTGTTTGAGCGATTTGCTGTTTCATTGCATTTCAGCATGCCTGGCCTCTTGAACCCAGGTGCAATATTTGGGATGGGGGCGCCAGCTGGCCCTGCGGCCTCCTCCATTCTCGGGTTCCCTGTGCCCAGCTCCACCCCTCTGCCCCTTGGTACGATGCCTGCTTCTCCCGCAGTGTCCCAGGCCATGTCCCAGGCCGTGTCCCAGGCCAAGGCCCAGGCTGCCAGCTCCACCCCGGGAAGCCCTCTGTTCCGCTCGCTGTCTCCCATTATCCCTCAAACACAAGGCAGCCCAGCCAGAGGGCCTGAGGTTTCCCTAGCCAACATACACGTCCCTCTGGACTCCATAAAGCCCAGTAAGTCCCTGTCTGCCTTCTTGGTCTCTGTGGACCCTGGATCCTTGAATTTTCCAAGGATCCAGGGTTTCACTTGTCAATAAAGAGGCAGCTTGAGTATTTTGTTGAAGTGAAAGTCCCACTGATTCCTCAGCATTGTAtgcctgtgatttttttttttttttcacgtgaTTGTTATGAACAGTGAACTTCCTCTTTCCCACTAAGGCAAGGTGTTGCCGGTGACGGCCTACGATAAGGACGGTGTTCGAGTACTGCTGCATTTTGCCACTGACTGCCCGCCGGGCCGGCCTGACGTGTTGGTGCTGGTGGTGTCCATGCTGAACACGGCGCCGCTGCCCGTCAGGAACGTTGT from Conger conger chromosome 2, fConCon1.1, whole genome shotgun sequence encodes the following:
- the LOC133122195 gene encoding ADP-ribosylation factor-binding protein GGA3-like, whose translation is MADPEGESLESWLNKATNPSNRQEDWEYIIGFCDQINKELEGPQIAVRLLAHKIQSPQEWEAIQALTVLEACMKNCGKRFHNEVGKFRFLNELIKVVSPKYLGDRVSEKVKMKVVEMLFSWAVALPDEAKINEAYQMLKRQGIVTTDPEIPVDKTLIPSPPARPKNPVFENEEKSKLLAELLKSKNPEDLQEANRLIKNMVKEDEVRMQKVTKRVNTLEEVNNNVKLLNEMLTHFNREESSEADRELIKELYDRCDKLRRTVFKLATETEDNDNSLGDILQASDDLSRVINSYKKTVEGQAVNGEVDVLSSSMTEGSKGHTTTETLIDLAGLDIPSPSPPEMAPPPQLPDPQIPNLLVAPSIPVLPPPPYGLAGSQACTLGLSESPSHPSTGQTSTALSLLDEELLSLGLNDPAPSLNDQNRNKPKEDDLTTQWTSLQSQPTDPGLDLFASAPLPGPMFPAEMTSTVPAPRMTSACYPEAPRTASFPYPSAANSSTSPLNQGLQDLAMLDLGDPKSMPGLLNPGAIFGMGAPAGPAASSILGFPVPSSTPLPLGTMPASPAVSQAMSQAVSQAKAQAASSTPGSPLFRSLSPIIPQTQGSPARGPEVSLANIHVPLDSIKPSKVLPVTAYDKDGVRVLLHFATDCPPGRPDVLVLVVSMLNTAPLPVRNVVLQAAVPKSMKVKLQPPSGTELVPFNPIMPPAAITQVMLLANPLKEKVRLRYKLMFTLGEQQCAEVGEVDQFPPPEKWGNL